The following nucleotide sequence is from Achromobacter spanius.
CGGCCAGAACAACGCCTCGACGTTCTACGTCATGCAATGGCAGGACGGCAAGCTCGTCACCATCGCGCCCAGCAACCTCGCACTTGGCAAGCCCATCTTCAACAAGTAAGCGCGACGCCAGTGATCAGGCGCTCGGGGGCGCCTGATGTTTCCCGGGAATATCGCGCCCCGGCGCGGCCGCCATCGCAGCGGCCACGCCGGGGCCGCGTCCCGCTCTAAGAGGTTGCACCATGGATATTTTCATTCAACTGGTCATCAATGGCCTGTTGCTGGGCGGCGCGTACACCATCATCAGCCTGGGGCTGACGTTGATCTTCGGCGTCGTGCGCGTCGTGAACTTCGCACACGGCGAGTTCCTGATGGTTGGCATGTACCTGGTTTACCTGATCGCCGCGCAATTCGGCGTCCACCCTTATGTGGGCCTGGTGCCGGTGGCGGTGATTCTGTTCGCGCTGGGCGCGCTGACGCAAAAGGGCATCATCCAGCCGCTGTTGCATGCAGACCAGCACATCCAGATTTTCGCCACGGTGGGCGTGTCCACCATCCTGCTGAATCTTGCGCTGGTGATCTTCGGCGCCAATGTGTATCGCGCGCCGGTGGAGCTGGGCACGAACGCCATTGCCGTCGGCAATTACTCTATGGTGACGGGGCAGGTGATCACCTTCGTGATCGGCATCAGCCTGGCGATATTGCTGCATTTTTTCATGCATCGCACGTACCTGGGTCGCGCGCTGCGCGCGGTGGCGCAGCATCGCTATGCCGCCACGTTGATGGGCGTGAACGTGAACAACGTGTACGCCATCGCCTTCGGCCTGGGCACGGCCTTCGTCGGCATCGCGGCGGGCTTGCTGGCGCCGCAGTATCCGGTGTTTCCAACGGTGGGCACGTACTTCGTGCTGACCGCCTTCGTGATCGTGGTGCTGGGCGGACTGGGCAGCCTGTATGGCGCCGTGGCCGGCTCCATGATCATCGGCATCGTGGATACGCTGGCCGGTTATTACATCGCCCCCGACCTGAAAGAGGTCGTGTATTTCGGGATCTTCCTCTTGATCCTTGTCCTGCGACCGAACGGCCTGTTCGGCGTCGGTACAGAGTGATCAGAGCCACAAGGAGCGAGACGTGTTTCCCGACTTTCGAAGCCCCAAAGCCTACGTCAGCCTGATTCTGCTGATTGTGATGTTCCTCGTGCCCGTCGTCATGGGTACGCCTTTCTGGACCAACCTGTTTGTACTGCTGTTCGTCTTTGCGTCGCTATCCGTGGCGTGGAATATCGTGGGCGGCTACGCGGGCCAGCTTTCGCTGGGCCATGCGGTGTTCTACGGCATCGGCGGCTATACGGCCACGCTGCTGACGCAGAACTTCGGCATATCGCCGTGGATCGGCATGCTGGCGGGCGCGGCGATCTCGGCGGCCGTGGCCATCCTGATCAGCTATCCCACCTTGCGGCTGCGCGGCCCGTTCTTCGCGCTGGCCACCATCGCCATTCTTGAAGTGGTGCGCCTGCTGGTCATCCACGAAGAAAGCTGGACGGGCGGCTCAAGCGGCATCAGCCTGCCGCTGAACATAGGCTGGGCGTGGATCGTGTTCCGCGAAAAGATGAACTACGTAATCATCGCGTTCGGCCTGTTCCTGTTCGTGACGTGGGTGTCGTGGGCGATCCGCAAGTCGCGCATCGGCCATTACCTGATCGCCATCCGAGAGCGCGAGGATGCGGCGCTGGCCGTGGGTATCCATACCGTGCGGGTGAAGATCATCGCGGCGGTGGTGTCCGCCATGCTGACCAGCATCATCGGCACCTTCCACATTACCTACCTGACCTTCGTGGATCCCAGTTCGGCGTTCTCGCTGGAGCTGTCGATCCAGGTGGCCATGTTCGCCCTGATCGGCGGCCTGGGCACCGTGGCCGGCCCCATCGCGGGCACCTTCCTCGTGCTGCCCATCGCGGAACTGGCGCGTGGCTGGCTGTCCAGCGTGGGCAACGGCATGCACGGGCTGATCTACGGTGTGATTCTGGTGGCCGTGGTGCTGACCATTCCGCGCGGCCTGGCCGGTGCGTTTGGCCCCGCCATCGAACGCGCATTGGCGCGCCTGCCTTATCTGGGCACGCCGCGCAAGAAGCGGCAATTGGCTGACGAACTGCGCCTGCACAGCGCCACCCGTTCTGATCAGCCAGTGCTGAAGGCTGAAAAGCTGTTCAAGAGCTTCGGCGGCCTGCGCGCCACCAACGACGTATCGCTGACGCTGAACCAGAACGAAATCCTGGGCATGATCGGGCCGAACGGCGCGGGCAAGACCACGGTGTTCAACCTGCTGTCCGGCTTCTTGTCGCCGGACAAGGGCGATATTTCGATGCTGGACGCGGACGGCAACTGGGTCACGTGCAAGACGCCGGACGAGTTCGCGCACAAGGGGCTGGGCCGCACCTTCCAGATCGCCAAGCCGTTCACCGGCCTGACGGTGCTGGAGAACATCATGCTGGGCGCGTTCATCCGCACGTCGAACCGTGACGAGGCCGAGCAGATTGCGTTGAAGGTGGCCGAGCAGACGGACTTGACCAAGTCCCTGAACACCGAGGCGCGCAGCCTGACGGTGGGTGGCATGAAGCGGCTGGAGATCGCCCGCGCGCTGGCCATCAAGCCGCGCATTCTTCTGCTGGATGAAGTGATGGCGGGGCTGAACCCGACCGACATCGAGAAGTCCATCCAGATGATCCGGCGCATCCGAGATTCCGGGGTGTCGGTGCTGCTGATCGAACACATGATGCAGGCCACGATGGCGCTGTCCGACCGCATTATCGTCTTGAACGAAGGCGGCGTGCTGGTCAGCGGCGCGCCGAAGGACGTGGTCGAGAACCCCGCCGTCATCGAGGCGTATTTGGGCAAGGAGTACCAGGATGCTTAAGGTGTCGAATCTGACGTCGGGCTATGGCAAGAGCCAAGTGCTGAACGGCTTGAACTTCGAGGTCAACGCGGGCGAAATCGTGACCCTGATCGGCGCGAACGGGGCGGGCAAGACCACCACCCTGAAAACGCTGTGCGGCGTCATTCCCACGCTGCAAGGCAAGGTGGAATTCGAAGGCCGCGACCTCACCAACCACAACCCCTACGACATCGTGGACGCCGGCATCACGATGATTCCGGAAGGCCGCCAGCTGTTCCCGCACTTCACGGTGAAAGACAACCTGCTGATGGGTTCGTACAAGCGCGCCGCGCGCCCCATCGTGCAGCAGAAGCTGGACGAGGTGCTGCGGATTTTCCCGCGCGTGAAAGAACGCTTGTCGCAGTACGCCGGGTCTTTGTCGGGCGGGGAACAGCAGATGGTGGCCATCGCGCGCGGCATGATGGCAGACCCCAAGCTGCTGGTGTTCGACGAACCCTCGCTGGGCTTGTCGCCGCTGCTGGTGCAGCAGATGTTCGACATCATCCGCGACGTCACCTCGCATGGCGTGACGGTGCTGCTGGTCGAGCAGAACGTGTTCCGCACCCTGCGCCTGGCCGACCGCGGCTATGTGCTGGAAAACGGCGCCATCGTGCGCACCGGCACGGGCGCTGAACTGCTTAGCGATCCGCATGTAAAGAAGGCCTATCTGGGCCATTAAAACCAGGATTCCTCTTATGACCCTACGCTGCACATTCATCGACCATGGCAAGGGCGGCGCGCCCGATTGCATGCACATCGCCCAACGCGACATGGACGCGCCCGCCGGCCGGCAGGTGCTGATTGAAGTGGCCTATGCCGGGGTCAACCGCCCCGACGTGCTGCAACGTTCGGGCTCTTACCCCCCGCCCCCGGGCGCGTCGCCCTACCTGGGGCTGGAAGTGTCCGGCACCATCATCGACGTGGGCCCCGACGTGACCGCCTGGAAAAAAGGCGATACCGTCTGCGCGCTGACGCCGGGCGGCGGCTACGCCCAGTACTGCCTGGCGGACGAACGCCACTGTCTGCCCGTGCCGCGCGGGATGGACCTGCTGACGGCCGCCGCCATTCCCGAGAACTACTTCACGGTCTGGACCAATGTGTTTGACCGCGCCCGTCTGGCTTCCGGCGAGAAATTCCTGGTGCATGGCGGCTCCAGCGGCATCGGGCTGACGGCCATTCAATTGGCGCGGGCGTTTGGCGCCGAGGTCTGGACCACCGTGGGCAACGCCGCCAAGGCCGAGGCCTGCCTGAAAGCCGGCGCGCATCACGCCGTGCTGTACCGCGACACCGACTTCGAAGCCGAGGTGCGCCAGGCTACCCAGGGCGGGGGCGTGGACGTCATTCTGGACATGGTGGGCGGGTCTTACATCAACAAGAACATCAGGCTCCTGGCCGTGAACGGGCGGCTGGTGCAGATCGCTTTCCTGGAAGGCAGCAAGGCCGAGATCGACGCCCTGCCCATCATGACCAAGCGACTGCAATTCACGGGGTCCACACTGCGGCCGCGCTCGGACGATGACAAGGGCGCCATCGCCCAGGCGCTGGCCGCGAAGGTGGTGCCGCTGATGGAACAAGGCCAATGCCTGCCGCTGATCCACGAGGTCTTTCCGCTGGCGGATGCGCCACGCGCGCATGCCTTGATGGAAAGCAGCCAGCACATCGGCAAGATCATGTTGAAGGTGGGTGCATGAGTGCAGACATGAAGGCTCGCTTTGACGGCCAGGTCGCCATCGTGACGGGCGCCGTCGGCGGCATCGGGTCGGCCATCGTCGAGGGCTTTCTGGCCGAAGGCGGGCGCGTGGGCCTGGTCGACTTCAATGCGCAGGCGGGCGCGGCCTACGAACAGGCGCTTAAGGAACGCGGACACGATGTGACGTTCGTGCCCGCCGACGTGGCCCACTTCGACCAGTGCCAGGCCGCCTACGACCGCATCACGGCCGACCTGGGGGCTGCCACGATCCTGGTCAACAACGTGGGCATTTCCCCCAAGACCGACGGCCGCGCACTGAAAGTCTGGGAGATGCCGCCCGCGGAATGGGACAAGGTGATGTCGGTGAACCTGAACAGCGTGTTCTACATGACGCACCTGGCCACGCCGCACATGGTCAAGCAGCGCCAGGGGCGCGTGATCAATATGTCGTCGGTGGCGGGCAAGGCGTACTGCGACATCGTGGCGGCGCATTACGCGGCCACCAAGGCCGGGCTGATCGGCTTGACCCGACACTGGGCCGCTGAGCTGGGCGAATTCGATGTCACCGTCAATGGGCTGGCGCCTGGGCGTATCAGCACGCCGCTGCTGAAAAGCGTGCCCCAGGAGATCAACGATGCCGTGGCGCGGGTGACGGCGCTGCGTCGCCTGGGCACCCCGGAAGAGGTGGCCGACGCCTGCCTGTTCTTTGCCTCCGACCAGGCCCGGTTTGTGACCGGCCAGGTATTGGATGTGGCGGGCGGCTGGCTGATGACCTGAACGGCCTTGCCATCGCCCGCCGCGCCGTCACGTCAGCGCTCAGGCGTCTTGCACGCCCAGCCGGTACACCACGGTGTCCAGCCGGCTGACGCCCGCGCCCTGGAACTTGGGTTCTTTGTCGAGGATATCGCGGCGGTCGATGATGACCGCCGGCGCCACGCCGGTGAAGATCGCCTGCACTTCGCTGTCCACCACCGAGAATGGCGGCCCCGCCATCTCTTCCTGCGGATAGTCCAGCGTGATCAGCAAGCCCCGACTGGCGGGCGATAACTGACCATAGACGTGGCGCACGTAGTCGGCCCGCATGGCTTCGGGCAGCGCGACCAGCGCGGCGCGATCGTAGGCGCCCACGCAGTGCGACAACAGTTGCGAATCCAGCTTGAAGATGTCGCCAA
It contains:
- a CDS encoding branched-chain amino acid ABC transporter permease — protein: MDIFIQLVINGLLLGGAYTIISLGLTLIFGVVRVVNFAHGEFLMVGMYLVYLIAAQFGVHPYVGLVPVAVILFALGALTQKGIIQPLLHADQHIQIFATVGVSTILLNLALVIFGANVYRAPVELGTNAIAVGNYSMVTGQVITFVIGISLAILLHFFMHRTYLGRALRAVAQHRYAATLMGVNVNNVYAIAFGLGTAFVGIAAGLLAPQYPVFPTVGTYFVLTAFVIVVLGGLGSLYGAVAGSMIIGIVDTLAGYYIAPDLKEVVYFGIFLLILVLRPNGLFGVGTE
- a CDS encoding ABC transporter permease subunit, coding for MFPDFRSPKAYVSLILLIVMFLVPVVMGTPFWTNLFVLLFVFASLSVAWNIVGGYAGQLSLGHAVFYGIGGYTATLLTQNFGISPWIGMLAGAAISAAVAILISYPTLRLRGPFFALATIAILEVVRLLVIHEESWTGGSSGISLPLNIGWAWIVFREKMNYVIIAFGLFLFVTWVSWAIRKSRIGHYLIAIREREDAALAVGIHTVRVKIIAAVVSAMLTSIIGTFHITYLTFVDPSSAFSLELSIQVAMFALIGGLGTVAGPIAGTFLVLPIAELARGWLSSVGNGMHGLIYGVILVAVVLTIPRGLAGAFGPAIERALARLPYLGTPRKKRQLADELRLHSATRSDQPVLKAEKLFKSFGGLRATNDVSLTLNQNEILGMIGPNGAGKTTVFNLLSGFLSPDKGDISMLDADGNWVTCKTPDEFAHKGLGRTFQIAKPFTGLTVLENIMLGAFIRTSNRDEAEQIALKVAEQTDLTKSLNTEARSLTVGGMKRLEIARALAIKPRILLLDEVMAGLNPTDIEKSIQMIRRIRDSGVSVLLIEHMMQATMALSDRIIVLNEGGVLVSGAPKDVVENPAVIEAYLGKEYQDA
- a CDS encoding ABC transporter ATP-binding protein, translating into MLKVSNLTSGYGKSQVLNGLNFEVNAGEIVTLIGANGAGKTTTLKTLCGVIPTLQGKVEFEGRDLTNHNPYDIVDAGITMIPEGRQLFPHFTVKDNLLMGSYKRAARPIVQQKLDEVLRIFPRVKERLSQYAGSLSGGEQQMVAIARGMMADPKLLVFDEPSLGLSPLLVQQMFDIIRDVTSHGVTVLLVEQNVFRTLRLADRGYVLENGAIVRTGTGAELLSDPHVKKAYLGH
- a CDS encoding NAD(P)H-quinone oxidoreductase encodes the protein MTLRCTFIDHGKGGAPDCMHIAQRDMDAPAGRQVLIEVAYAGVNRPDVLQRSGSYPPPPGASPYLGLEVSGTIIDVGPDVTAWKKGDTVCALTPGGGYAQYCLADERHCLPVPRGMDLLTAAAIPENYFTVWTNVFDRARLASGEKFLVHGGSSGIGLTAIQLARAFGAEVWTTVGNAAKAEACLKAGAHHAVLYRDTDFEAEVRQATQGGGVDVILDMVGGSYINKNIRLLAVNGRLVQIAFLEGSKAEIDALPIMTKRLQFTGSTLRPRSDDDKGAIAQALAAKVVPLMEQGQCLPLIHEVFPLADAPRAHALMESSQHIGKIMLKVGA
- a CDS encoding SDR family oxidoreductase, coding for MKARFDGQVAIVTGAVGGIGSAIVEGFLAEGGRVGLVDFNAQAGAAYEQALKERGHDVTFVPADVAHFDQCQAAYDRITADLGAATILVNNVGISPKTDGRALKVWEMPPAEWDKVMSVNLNSVFYMTHLATPHMVKQRQGRVINMSSVAGKAYCDIVAAHYAATKAGLIGLTRHWAAELGEFDVTVNGLAPGRISTPLLKSVPQEINDAVARVTALRRLGTPEEVADACLFFASDQARFVTGQVLDVAGGWLMT
- a CDS encoding thiopurine S-methyltransferase, translated to MDAEFWLERWREGRTHFHQTRITPLLQKYWPTLAVPQGGRVLVPLCGKSLDMVWLAAQGHSVLGVELSQLAVEQFFTENELRPVTHESVYGTHYVAGNIEIILGDIFKLDSQLLSHCVGAYDRAALVALPEAMRADYVRHVYGQLSPASRGLLITLDYPQEEMAGPPFSVVDSEVQAIFTGVAPAVIIDRRDILDKEPKFQGAGVSRLDTVVYRLGVQDA